In Quercus robur chromosome 11, dhQueRobu3.1, whole genome shotgun sequence, the sequence AAACCCTCCGCCTATCTGTAGCCTTCCCATTAAGGGGAGAGGTGCCACTGGGGTGCAAATGCTTGTGGCAGGTCAAACCAGCACTAGTTTTCTCCATGCTTGTGCTAGGTACCACTGCCCCTAAAACAGAACTAATGTTACAATTAAGTTTTCTGCCTTTCATTTCTAGTTTTCTCAATTGTTCTCGTGATAAATTACTTGCAGTTAAAGGCATAATATTATGGGTTTTATTATGCAATTGGGTTCAGCTTGATGGTTTTGTATTAGGGTTTCTGGGGTTAATTTATTTCATTGACTGTTTAGTTTAATtggctttattttttatgactctttttgattttgggatttttgaattttagggttttattggAGGAATTGCGATTGCCTTCATTAGGAGTGGATCTTAGCAAGCCTCTGTACGTTTGTGTGTCTGTGTACAAGGGCATTTCCTCTTATATCATCTATTCCATCAAGATCAAATTGAGTAATGTACTACCATCCTGCAATGCACCAACATCAACATTAACCCAATGCCATATCAATTAGAAAAGCTGAGATTTGGATTTGCATCTCTCATATATGCATTAGTTTGTTAAAATGGTTGATCTATGATTCTTTGATCAGAATGTTTCGTTTTTGGAAATTGGGTTGGTTTGTTTTTGTCATTGGTATCATAtataccatgttttttttttaattactgctGAGGTCAATGGGTTCTTGAATTTGGGCATTCATAAATCAACATACTCTGTGTATGTGAAAGCTATACTATACTGTTGTCAGTTTCTTGTTGTGCTGGAATTGTGATTAATCTTAGGTCAAttattcctataatttttttttttctttttaatgaaagCCATTGTCTGTCACAtataatttgttgaaaattCAAACCCAAGTGTGATTGTTTGGAGGTAGTTGCTGTCAGTATGGACAATGATCTGTTGCTATAGTGGTGGAAAGTGTggtgtgtatttttttaattaaatcataTGAAATATAGGCTGTGTGATATCTCAAATGTAATATGATTGTTGAACACACTAGTACCATGATTATTATTTGACTTATTGAACTCACTTCTTTGAGATTTAAATTTGTCATCggactacttatcaaaaaaaaaaaaaaaaaaggtcatggGACTAAGATACTAGTGGCTcattttttaagagaatttcTAAGAACAAAGAAGGAATTGTATAGATGTAAAAGGGTTTTAAATGCTTTTGAAGCTTAACACGCCAAATTCTTAATTTGTCAGTGCATtgctcatctctctctctcttaatgcTTTTATTGGAGTTCTGTTTTCTCATAGGAAGTTATCTGATTAAATTTCTAATTGATATATCCATATGGAATAAAGATGGTTCTCCAATACAAATGATAATCTAGTTCATTGATTATGTAGTATGCAGCAATATCTTTTCATTTCTAGATATAGAATCACTTAAGGGGAAGAAGCTTTACTATAGTGGAGTGGTGTTGTGTGTGTCGGTGTTGTGGAGAGGCAGTGGATCACTTGTTGGTTCACTGCAAGGTTGCGTACCAATTGTGGAGTTTTGCTTTGAGATCTTTTTGTGTCTCTTGTTTTACCTGAGAGAGTGGTTGACCTTTTGTTTGGGTGGTGcaattggttggggaagcacTCCTCGGGTATTAGGAACTTGGTGCCATTATGCTTGATGTGGACAATTTGGAGGAACGAAACAGGCGTACATTTGAGGATTTGGAGAGTATGGGGGACAAGCTCATTGCCTCATTTATAGactctttgtttgattggtctcatGCTTAGGGATTCACATCTAGTGATTCCATTCCCATGTTTTTTGAGTCTCTTTCTTGTTGTACATAGCTTCTGTTTTTTTGGCATAATTATTTTGGCTACtttatgctttctttttttaaattaagcaTTCTTgtctttcaaaatattaattgttgaGATGGgatcttttttggtttatttgaaaattgatCTGCTTTCTCCATGTTACATGTGGTTTTGAAGGATCTTAAGTACCTTGACTCTCATGAGTGGGTGAAAGTTGAGGGGAATTCTGCTACTGTTGGTATAACCGACCATGCTCAGGATCATTTAGGTGATGTTGTCTACATTGAATTACCGGAAGTGGGAGCTCCAGTATCACAGGGCGACAGCTTTGGTGTGGTTGAAAGTGTCAAGGCTACTAATGATATTAATTCTCCCATTTCAGGGAAAGTGGTTGAAGTAAACGAAGAGCTCAATGACTCCCCTGGTCTGGTGAGTCTccttttttaatttgagtttcagtgctgtatgttttttctttttctttttttgttttgttttgctttttgttttttttttggtgtattgGGTCTGGATCAACAAGTAAAGTCATAGATTGGAACAGGAGAGAAATGATAAcggtattttctttttcatggtTGACTGAAACTGAATgtctcaaaattgaattttgtgCTAATGCACTTAAGAGTTGAGATTTTGGGGGAGGAGTGGTTATGAACTGATTTGAACTGTGCCTAATCTTCATCTTTTGACATCAATGCATAAACGAAACATGTCAGAGGCTCAAATTTTGTCTCTGTTTATTTAAATGCTCTGAATTCAGAGAGTTCTGACTATGAACAAATTTTGCCTCCTGAATTGTGTGCTAGCTATTATAGCTGGCCatattttactatttctctTTGTTGTCTTCATCTTGCCCTGCATATCTTGTCCCCATGTTGCTTTTTGTCCGGTGTGCATGGTTCTTCTCTCCTTTTGGGTAGGGCTTCTAAGTCAagtttccttcttcttcctgaaatttttttttagttacctTAAATGGCCTATAGTTAAATATAGTTCCTTCTAGTATGCAAGTTGTTAGGCAATGTCCCTAGTAGCCAATATTTGGAACACAATCAAGAGCAGAATAGACCATAAGGGAAACTCTCATGCTACTAAACTTATTGAGCTTAAGGTTGATGCTGGTAATCATCTGAATAAATTTATGTCTCTGAAAATGTTGGTTAACCACCTTCATTGTgttaaaaaattgattcacaATTCCAGTTTCCTTTAATTGGTGAAGTTTGACATATTTGCTGCCATCAAGAATATGTTTCTTCCTTCATTTCTTTTATGCTTATTTCTGATGTATCTGTCTTGATGTGGATTAACTCAAGCCCATATGACAAAGGATAGATAATTAAGGTTGAGGTGAGCGATAGTGGTGAATTGAAGAGCTTGATGGATGCAGATAAGTACACCAAGTTCTGTGAAGAAGATAATATTCACTGAGTGACTATGGCCATGAAGAACTTTGGGCAATTTTCATGTTGGGGTAGTTCATGGATAATCACGATAAATTACACAATCCTTGAAGTGTGTGGTGCACatatctttctttctatttttatccAAACGTGTGCTTTCGCGGTTCTTCTTTTGTTACCTAAGAGCTATAAATTTAGTGGATTTCTTAAGCAAATAATCATTCTGGGTTTTTAGTTTCATCTATTGGTGCTGTTTAGGCAGGTTTGTGGTTTGAGAACCATTTTCATAATATTCGTTTGAGTTGAATACTTATTCAACATATGGGATCTCATTTTCTTGATGCATGGAGAATATTTTGAATGAACCATGACATGAATCCATTTCAAATGAAGAGAATTATATGTGCTTTTACTAAACCTTTTAATTGCATCTGTGAAGAGCATGAGTTCTTCATGTGTGCCATGTACATCATATATGTCATCTATAATTGATGTCATGCAAATTGTTTTAGTTAGTATCCTCCTAGCAAGAGAGTATTGGGATTCAAAGTACACTCCCAAAATCTAGAAGTATAACTCCACCACCTTGTCTATTGCAAAAGATAAGTTTGTGGCAACATCTATACCTTTACACCACTTAAGttataatttcaacaaaaattgtCTGGTCAAATCATGTCTTATGAAAGTGATGatcatgaaatatatacaataaaatacttTCATATTTGCATATTTAACTGcacttttatattaatttgtgACTGATGGTAAGTTGTCTTAGATTTATAGGTAATAAAGGCTTTACATACAAAGTGGCACCAGGCCAATTGTCAAGCTAACTTATGACCCAGATGTGACGCACGAAGGAAAGATTCAGCCTAAAGTAAAGATCCAGCCCAAGCGGGAATTCAagagaagacaaaaacaaagaaagaaaaaaagaaaaagaaaaaaaagcccaaGATTCAATCCAACGTGGATGAAGTGTGCAAGGAAACAAAACTCAAATCAAACAATTCTTACACAGTTGACGTGGTGGGCTTTAGGGTCCAAATCAGTAATTGTATTGTTGTTGTGGGCCTCTTGACTTGTTCACCAAAACATCTACTTAGGGAGTACTTACTTTTGGGCCACGTTGGTTTTAATAATGAGCTTTTAGGTCTTAGTATAAATAGAGGGAAATAAGAAATATTGGGGGCGGGTAGAGGAGAGCTGAAACGCAGGCTAGAAGAAAGCTGAAACAGAGGACGGAGAAGGCTGAAACGCAGGAGCCGCATGTGGCTTTTTTCTTCACCCTTTCTCTATGCTAGCACTGTAGCTTTTCTCTTTCATTCTAGTTAGTAGTTTAattgtctagtttaatgttcaatatttattttgtgtgtCTTATTTCAGCTACCATGAATagctaaattttcaattaaggttgaggatgaaacaTTCTTAAagattatcaattttatttatgtgatttgatttttctcaaaatagttgttctttaatgatttaaattgttcttgcttcattaCAATCAACTAAGATATGATTCTtaatatgagttcaatcatgtttttctcatgattttggatttatcttaataaattgaatgcttggtttattattgcttgattataaaatttgatatcttttgtgatttgtttagctacagatacaattgatgatttgattttatacataggaagcaaaaaagagattttttaaataagaattttaatgagaatattttccatgatagcaagattgatttctagattatcatgcagtaattgagaaaaattaatgatcataaatatatgttgatatgacttacaaggcGGATTCTAAAACCTTAATTCATTTCTTTAGATTGTTTAAACTCTTTACTACttttgtattatatattttgcttagtttaattatttgcttagctttatttaatttcaaaacaatcaatttttattaaactagattaggattaatttggttaagatttgattaattttcctacgttcaTACAAGTCACTGTGGGTTCAACCTCGTTCTTGTCAAACTATATTTAGGTACAGTTTGTACACTTGTgaatactttaaaatttcacaacaaaaagcTTAATTACAACACCAACATAGTGAGATATAGCTAATGAACTTACCTTGAAATATGGCTATGATCCTTCTTGTGTTGTTTTTGCAACATGttaaaatcttcttcttttttttttttttttttttttttttttttttttgcaacatgttaaaatccaatttttccaAGTTTAGTAGAACTTCATTATGTGAAGCAAT encodes:
- the LOC126706551 gene encoding glycine cleavage system H protein 2, mitochondrial-like isoform X2; the protein is MTPWIWVLLEELRLPSLGVDLSKPLYVCVSVYKGISSYIIYSIKIKLSNDLKYLDSHEWVKVEGNSATVGITDHAQDHLGDVVYIELPEVGAPVSQGDSFGVVESVKATNDINSPISGKVVEVNEELNDSPGLIYR
- the LOC126706551 gene encoding glycine cleavage system H protein 2, mitochondrial-like isoform X3, whose amino-acid sequence is MTPWIWVLLEELRLPSLGVDLSKPLYVCVSVYKGISSYIIYSIKIKLSNDLKYLDSHEWVKVEGNSATVGITDHAQDHLGDVVYIELPEVGAPVSQGDSFGVVESVKATNDINSPISGKVVEVNEELNDSPGLPI
- the LOC126706551 gene encoding glycine cleavage system H protein 2, mitochondrial-like isoform X1: MTPWIWVLLEELRLPSLGVDLSKPLYVCVSVYKGISSYIIYSIKIKLSNDLKYLDSHEWVKVEGNSATVGITDHAQDHLGDVVYIELPEVGAPVSQGDSFGVVESVKATNDINSPISGKVVEVNEELNDSPGLVIKALHTKWHQANCQANL